One window of Fusobacterium polymorphum genomic DNA carries:
- a CDS encoding tripartite tricarboxylate transporter substrate binding protein, whose translation MKKNFLAVLTLLLSLLLVACGGEKKTEANPETYPDKPVNVIIAYKAGGGTDVGARILMAEAQKNFPQTFVIVNKPGADGEIGYTELAKAAPDGYTIGFINLPTFVSLPHERQTKYKIDDVEPIMNHVYDPGVLVVKADSQFKTLAEFVDYAKAHPEELTISNNGTGASNHIGAAHFAKEAGIQVTHVPFGGSTDMISALRGDHVTATVAKISEVASLVKSGELRILASFTDQRLEGFEDVPTLTESGYPVIFGSARAIVAPKGTPKEIIQKLHDVFKAALESPDNIEKSKNANLPLKYMSPEELAQYIKDQEKYIIETVPTLGIN comes from the coding sequence ATGAAAAAGAATTTTTTAGCAGTATTAACTTTATTACTTTCTTTACTATTAGTGGCTTGTGGTGGAGAAAAGAAAACTGAAGCTAATCCAGAAACTTATCCAGATAAACCAGTTAATGTGATTATAGCTTACAAAGCAGGAGGAGGAACTGATGTTGGAGCTCGTATATTAATGGCAGAAGCTCAAAAGAATTTCCCTCAAACATTTGTTATTGTTAATAAGCCAGGTGCTGATGGAGAAATAGGATATACAGAGTTAGCAAAAGCTGCTCCAGATGGATATACTATTGGATTTATTAATTTACCTACTTTTGTTAGTCTACCTCATGAAAGACAAACAAAATACAAAATTGATGATGTTGAACCTATCATGAACCATGTTTATGATCCAGGTGTATTAGTTGTAAAAGCTGATAGTCAATTTAAAACACTAGCTGAATTTGTTGACTATGCAAAAGCTCACCCAGAAGAACTAACTATTTCTAACAATGGTACAGGTGCTTCTAACCATATTGGTGCTGCTCACTTTGCAAAAGAAGCTGGAATTCAAGTAACTCATGTTCCATTTGGTGGAAGTACAGATATGATTTCTGCTCTACGTGGAGATCACGTTACTGCAACTGTTGCTAAAATCAGTGAAGTTGCAAGTTTAGTTAAATCAGGAGAATTAAGAATATTAGCTTCATTTACAGATCAAAGATTAGAAGGATTTGAAGATGTTCCTACTTTAACTGAAAGTGGATACCCTGTAATATTTGGTTCTGCTCGTGCTATCGTTGCACCTAAGGGAACACCAAAAGAAATTATTCAAAAATTACATGATGTTTTCAAAGCAGCATTAGAATCTCCAGATAATATTGAAAAATCTAAAAATGCTAATTTACCTTTAAAATATATGTCACCAGAAGAATTAGCTCAATATATTAAAGATCAAGAAAAATATATTATAGAAACTGTTCCAACTTTAGGAATAAATTAA
- a CDS encoding CPBP family intramembrane glutamic endopeptidase, with protein MSNKKGLFIILVIYIICYIFRTLEYFILRTDKTFFGEAFIHKILGIIVLYIVAKSMSFNCENIGFTRRKAILYLRQGLLFGIFVYSISYGIEILINISHGQFKSLEFYVSTYSVEGNIGKQTAIIFFVICILGNIINVIMEEGIFRGLFQKLFEQKYNFLLSAILSSLLFGFWHVIAPLRSYYDGTISFEEMFINIIILFVTSTLVGFKFSMMTKLTGSLYMSMGDHFVNNTIINILHIVSKDGSIDKLLVMRISIAQTLSFLIILIYFKLSRNECS; from the coding sequence ATGAGTAATAAAAAAGGGTTATTTATTATATTAGTAATTTATATAATATGCTATATATTTAGAACATTAGAGTATTTTATTCTAAGAACTGATAAAACATTTTTTGGAGAAGCTTTCATTCATAAAATACTAGGAATTATAGTTTTATATATAGTTGCTAAATCTATGTCATTTAATTGTGAAAATATAGGTTTTACAAGGAGAAAAGCTATATTGTATCTGAGACAGGGTCTCCTTTTTGGAATTTTTGTATATTCAATTAGTTATGGAATAGAAATTCTAATAAATATATCACATGGTCAATTTAAGTCATTGGAATTTTATGTAAGCACATACTCTGTTGAAGGTAATATAGGTAAACAAACTGCAATTATTTTCTTTGTAATTTGTATTCTAGGAAATATAATAAATGTCATTATGGAAGAGGGAATTTTTAGAGGATTGTTTCAAAAATTATTTGAACAAAAATATAATTTTTTACTTTCAGCCATATTAAGTTCTTTATTATTTGGCTTTTGGCATGTAATAGCTCCTCTTAGAAGCTATTATGATGGAACAATAAGTTTTGAAGAAATGTTTATTAATATAATAATATTATTTGTAACTTCTACATTGGTAGGCTTCAAATTTTCAATGATGACAAAACTTACAGGAAGTCTATATATGTCTATGGGAGATCATTTTGTTAATAATACCATTATAAATATATTACATATTGTATCAAAAGATGGTAGTATAGATAAATTATTAGTTATGAGAATATCTATTGCACAAACACTTTCATTTTTAATTATTCTAATATATTTTAAATTATCAAGAAATGAATGTAGTTAA
- a CDS encoding ABC-F family ATP-binding cassette domain-containing protein, whose protein sequence is MAILQVNDIYMGFSGETLFKEISFSVDEKDKIGIIGVNGAGKTTLIKLLLGLENSEINPATNERGTISKKSNLKVGYLAQNTQLNKENTVFNELMTVFNNLLEDYNRMQEINFLLTVGLDNFDKLMKELGEVSERYERHEGYSIEYKIKQILNGLNIPENLWTMKIGNLSGGQNSRVALAKILLEEPDLLILDEPTNHLDLTSIEWLEKILKDYNKAIILISHDVYFLDNVVNRVFEIEGKRLKDYKGNYTDFLIQKEAYLSGEVKAYEKEQEKIKKMEEFIRRYKAGVKSKQARGREKILNRMEKMENPVVTTQKIKLKFDIKAQSVDLVLDIKNLSKTFEDKLLFKDLNLKVYRGERIGLIGKNGTGKSTLLKIINNLEKASSGEFKIGERVSIGYYDQNHQGLGLNNNIIEELMYYFTLSEEEARNICGAFLFREDDIYKKISSLSGGEKARVAFMKLMLEKPNFLILDEPTNHLDIYSREILMDALEDYPGTILVVSHDRNFLDTVVTKIYELKTDGVETFDGDYEAYKQERDNIKVKNEEAVKSYEEQKKAKNRLASLEKKFVRIEEELQKIQEQIEKVNKKYLLAGEKNNVDELMSLQEELDNLNLKMIEKFQEWEETEIELKDIKG, encoded by the coding sequence TTGGCAATATTACAAGTAAATGATATATATATGGGTTTCTCTGGAGAAACTCTTTTTAAAGAAATATCTTTTTCAGTTGATGAGAAAGACAAAATAGGAATAATAGGTGTTAATGGTGCAGGGAAAACTACGCTTATTAAATTATTATTAGGTTTAGAAAACTCTGAAATCAACCCTGCCACAAATGAGAGAGGAACTATCTCAAAAAAAAGTAATTTAAAAGTTGGATATCTTGCACAAAATACACAACTTAATAAAGAAAATACTGTTTTTAATGAGCTTATGACAGTATTTAATAATCTTTTAGAAGACTATAACAGAATGCAAGAGATAAACTTTTTACTAACTGTTGGTTTAGATAATTTTGATAAGTTAATGAAAGAACTTGGAGAAGTTTCTGAAAGATATGAAAGACATGAAGGATATTCAATAGAATATAAAATCAAACAGATTTTAAATGGTTTAAATATTCCAGAAAATTTATGGACTATGAAGATTGGAAACTTATCAGGTGGACAAAATTCAAGAGTTGCACTTGCTAAAATCTTATTGGAAGAACCTGACTTATTGATACTTGACGAGCCTACTAACCATTTAGACTTAACTTCTATTGAATGGCTTGAAAAGATTTTAAAAGACTATAACAAAGCTATAATTTTAATATCACATGATGTGTATTTCTTAGATAATGTAGTTAATAGAGTTTTTGAAATTGAAGGAAAAAGATTAAAAGACTATAAAGGGAATTATACTGATTTTTTAATTCAAAAAGAGGCTTATTTAAGTGGAGAAGTTAAAGCCTATGAGAAAGAACAAGAAAAAATCAAAAAGATGGAAGAATTTATTAGAAGATACAAAGCAGGAGTAAAATCTAAACAAGCCAGAGGTAGAGAAAAAATCCTTAACAGAATGGAAAAAATGGAAAATCCTGTTGTAACAACTCAAAAAATAAAATTAAAATTTGATATTAAAGCTCAAAGCGTTGACCTAGTTTTAGATATTAAAAATTTATCTAAAACTTTTGAAGATAAATTATTATTTAAAGACTTAAATTTAAAAGTTTATCGTGGAGAAAGAATAGGTTTAATTGGAAAAAATGGTACTGGAAAATCTACTCTTTTAAAGATTATCAACAATTTAGAAAAAGCTAGTTCAGGTGAATTTAAAATAGGTGAAAGAGTTTCCATTGGCTACTATGACCAAAATCATCAAGGTTTAGGTTTGAATAATAATATTATAGAAGAACTTATGTACTATTTCACTCTATCAGAGGAAGAAGCAAGAAATATCTGTGGAGCATTTCTATTTAGAGAAGATGATATTTACAAAAAGATTTCTTCTTTAAGTGGTGGAGAAAAAGCAAGGGTTGCTTTTATGAAACTTATGCTTGAAAAACCTAATTTCTTGATATTAGATGAACCTACTAACCACTTGGATATATATTCAAGAGAAATTTTAATGGATGCACTTGAAGATTATCCTGGAACTATCTTAGTTGTATCTCATGATAGAAATTTCTTAGACACTGTTGTAACTAAAATCTATGAGCTAAAAACTGATGGAGTAGAAACTTTTGATGGAGATTATGAGGCTTACAAACAAGAAAGAGATAATATAAAGGTAAAAAATGAAGAAGCTGTCAAATCTTATGAAGAACAAAAAAAAGCTAAAAATAGGCTGGCTTCTTTGGAAAAGAAATTTGTGAGAATAGAAGAAGAATTACAGAAAATTCAAGAACAGATAGAGAAAGTAAATAAAAAATATCTACTTGCAGGTGAAAAAAATAATGTAGATGAACTTATGTCTTTACAAGAAGAACTAGATAATCTTAATCTAAAAATGATAGAAAAATTTCAAGAATGGGAAGAAACAGAGATAGAATTAAAAGATATAAAGGGTTAA
- a CDS encoding type II toxin-antitoxin system RelE family toxin, with protein MPYKVIKTDNFVNNFKKLDNSIKISILKYIKKLELSDNPKAYGKELSGNMAGLYRFRINNYRLITKIEEKKLIIYALGLGHRSKIYEIQNYSQK; from the coding sequence ATGCCTTATAAAGTTATTAAAACTGATAATTTTGTAAATAATTTCAAAAAATTAGATAATTCCATTAAAATAAGTATTTTAAAATACATTAAAAAATTAGAATTGAGTGATAATCCAAAAGCATATGGTAAAGAACTAAGTGGAAATATGGCAGGATTATATAGATTTAGAATTAATAATTATAGGTTAATAACAAAAATAGAAGAAAAAAAGCTAATTATTTATGCACTTGGATTAGGTCATAGAAGTAAAATATATGAAATTCAAAATTATAGTCAAAAATAA
- a CDS encoding DUF6290 family protein, with the protein MATITLNVTDEEKQLITDFSEANNMSISELILKIIEDLEDEEDYKLAEQIINDPNTKYTEGIEDLAKECGIDYDAL; encoded by the coding sequence ATGGCTACTATAACATTAAATGTCACAGATGAAGAAAAACAATTAATAACTGATTTCTCAGAAGCTAATAATATGAGTATATCCGAACTTATACTAAAAATTATTGAAGATTTAGAAGATGAAGAAGATTACAAATTAGCAGAACAAATAATAAATGACCCTAATACTAAATATACAGAAGGTATTGAAGATCTTGCTAAAGAATGTGGGATTGATTACGATGCCTTATAA
- a CDS encoding DMT family transporter, with protein MKKDANFGMLTTFVGGTLWGINGVMGSFLFLYKNITTNWLIPYRLVFAGLLLLGYLYYKQGPKIFDILKNPKDLLQILLFGFIGMLGTQYTYFSAIQYSNAAIATVLTYFGPTLVLIFMCLKERRKPLKYEIVSILLSSFGVFLLATHGDVTSLQISFKALVWGLLSALSVVIYTVQPEKLLKKYGPPIVVAWGMIIGGILITFVTKPWNIDVIFDFTAFFVFLLIVFFGTIVAFILYLTGVNIIGPTKASIIACIEPVAATICAILFLGVSFGFLDLIGFICIISTIFIIAYFDKKTKK; from the coding sequence ATGAAAAAAGATGCTAATTTTGGAATGTTAACCACTTTTGTTGGAGGTACACTTTGGGGAATTAATGGTGTAATGGGAAGTTTTTTATTCCTTTATAAAAATATCACTACTAATTGGCTTATACCATATAGATTAGTATTTGCAGGTTTGTTATTACTTGGTTATCTATATTATAAACAAGGTCCTAAGATTTTTGATATTTTAAAAAATCCTAAGGATTTATTACAAATCCTTTTATTTGGTTTTATTGGAATGTTAGGTACACAATATACTTATTTTTCTGCTATCCAGTATTCAAATGCTGCAATAGCAACAGTGCTTACATATTTTGGACCAACCTTGGTTTTAATTTTTATGTGCTTAAAAGAAAGAAGAAAACCTTTAAAATATGAGATAGTTTCAATTTTACTTTCAAGTTTTGGAGTTTTTCTTTTGGCAACACATGGAGATGTAACAAGCTTACAAATATCTTTTAAAGCTCTTGTTTGGGGACTGTTATCAGCACTATCTGTTGTTATCTATACTGTACAGCCTGAAAAACTTTTAAAAAAATATGGACCTCCAATAGTAGTTGCTTGGGGTATGATAATTGGTGGAATACTTATTACATTTGTAACAAAGCCTTGGAATATTGATGTTATTTTTGACTTTACTGCTTTTTTTGTCTTTTTACTAATAGTATTCTTTGGAACAATTGTTGCATTTATTCTTTATTTAACAGGAGTTAACATTATAGGACCTACAAAAGCAAGTATAATTGCTTGTATTGAACCAGTAGCTGCAACTATTTGTGCAATATTATTTTTAGGTGTGTCTTTTGGTTTCTTAGATTTAATAGGTTTTATATGTATAATATCAACAATTTTTATCATTGCTTATTTTGATAAAAAAACAAAGAAATAA